One window from the genome of Flavobacterium agricola encodes:
- the ruvA gene encoding Holliday junction branch migration protein RuvA → MIAYIKGKLTEKSPTEVVIETNGVGYLLSISLHTYSSLPDQEEIKLFTFLHIKEDAHTLYGFFDKAERELFKLLISVSGIGPGTARTMLSSIAPTTIIQAIANGDNVTIQSAKGVGLKTAQRVIIDLKDKISKIYNIEMQNEVISTTNRNEALEALEVLGFVRKTAEKVIDKIIKEDPQASVETLIKKALKNL, encoded by the coding sequence ACATAAAAGGAAAGTTAACCGAAAAATCGCCAACAGAAGTAGTTATAGAAACTAATGGTGTTGGTTATTTACTTAGCATTTCGTTGCACACTTATTCTAGCCTGCCCGATCAGGAAGAAATTAAGTTGTTTACCTTTTTACATATTAAAGAAGATGCGCATACCTTATATGGTTTTTTTGATAAAGCCGAACGAGAACTTTTTAAGTTGTTAATTTCGGTTTCTGGTATTGGTCCTGGTACAGCACGAACCATGTTATCGTCCATTGCACCAACAACCATTATTCAGGCTATTGCAAATGGCGATAATGTTACCATTCAATCGGCAAAAGGCGTAGGGCTAAAAACAGCGCAGCGTGTAATTATTGATTTGAAGGATAAAATTAGTAAGATTTATAATATTGAAATGCAGAATGAAGTTATAAGTACTACCAATCGTAATGAAGCGTTAGAAGCTTTAGAGGTACTTGGTTTTGTACGTAAAACTGCAGAAAAGGTGATCGACAAAATAATTAAAGAAGATCCGCAAGCAAGTGTTGAAACTCTGATTAAAAAAGCGCTTAAAAATTTATAA